ATTGACCATAAAACATATGAAAAGAGAGGTAGTCTTTTATATTCTATTATGACACATAACTCAAGCAACAACGTGGCACAGAACATCTTGCTGCAGTTAAAGACAAAATAACAGGATTCACTGAACTCATGAAACAGAGTATGAAAAACTCTTCCCGCcacattttagtgtgtgtgtgtgtgtgtgtgtgtgtgtgtttgtgcccttcctgccgccaccccatacccccagaATGGAATCAGTCTACCCCAGCAGTCTGCatccagtgtaaatcgtgaaatagtgcaaacgtgttTCTAAAGTCTGCgacacgtgtaactgaggcggaacgtggggaccaggccggtatttacctagtgggatgttgaaaaccgcctaaaaaccacatccaggctggccggcacaccggccctcgccgttaatccgctaagcggattcgatccggggcgcgcctacccgagtccaggaagcagcgcattagcactctcggctaacctggcgggtctaatTTTCACGTTGTATATTGTGTATATATGAAGAATATAAGTAAAAAATCACTAGTAAACTTTTATTTCAGGTATCACATCTGCCTAAACACCTTTTATATTGAGATTTCATAGCTATTACACTACGTAATTTGTAGCAATGCGATTTGTCAGTAAGTTAGACTTCTTCAGTCCTAATTATTACACATAACACGGGAGTTATATGTATAATGCTTTCTGGTGCGACCTCAGAATAGGTTGGCAGCGAGGGAGAGCTGTCCCTGACGATCAAATGCATTCGATTTGTATCGAATCAACCACCCACAAGTCAGCtcaccgagtgtcaactttgcacgattaagggaaaaaaatgttacagacgtcattttgaaaactACGTTTAgcaccgccatctatcggaacttcatgaaactacaggcgctgaaacaggaatattcctcaatatcccacagcaaattccacattttttcaaccgacattagccaagaaaaaaaagtgctgcattacttcTTGAACGCCTCTCGTACCAACATCCTGAGAAGGGAATGACGTTCATTTAATATCTCCGTCGTTTCACCAGTGAGAAAAGGGTATCTTACACAGAACTTACGTAAACTTCTTTAGTCCTGTTTGTAGCGAGTTGGTGCAgtcgctagcacactggactcgcactcgggaggacgacggttcaatcccgcgtccggccatcctggttcaaatggttcaaatggctctgagcactatgtgacttaactactgaggtcatcagtctcctagaacttagagctacttaaacctaactaacctaaggatatcacacacatccatgcccgaggcaggattcgaacctgcgaccgtagcggtcgcgtgattccagactgtagcgcctagaacagctcggtcaccccgaccggccggccatcctgacacgtttactgtgatttccctaaatcaccccaggcaaatgccggaatggttccttccatccccgtccctccctaatccgatgagaccgatgacctcgctgtttggtctcttcccccaaacaacccaactcctgTTTGTAAGAAGGAACACTAAATTAAAATCAGAATTAAGGTACCGAAGGGAATTTCTTAGAACACGTTGATGTTCTCCATGCAATGATAGTCTAAATCTTCCCGTGGGAGCTCTGAGTTTTGTTATTTTATCACGCTGATTGTTTCTTCCTTTATAGTTGGGAGTCAACGAAATATTTTGGCATTTGGGGGagacagttatggactgtgcggctgatcccggcggaggttcgagtcctccctcgggcatgggtgtgtgtgtttgtccttaggataatttaggttaagtagtgtgtaagcttagggactgatgaccttagcaattaagtcccataagatttcacacacatttgaacttttttggagACAGTTGATGATTGTTAATCTGTGAAAAGATGTCATCACAACGGAAAACTTTTTTCTTAATGATTGCTACAGCAACTCACTTATCacatcactctctctctgtctccaccaTTTCGTCATATTAAAAATGGAATTGCCCTTCTCCAAACTTTTTGATGTCCTTCGTCAACTGCACCTATGTTTCTTTTCAACGTCTCTGTCTCGACAAGCTTGTGACTATCGCTTTTGAATAAGACGTTTTTCTAAACGTTGTGGTTTTTAACTTAATGCAAACATGTAAGAGCAGCCCATATAAGAAAAACCAGCAATACGTTTCACGATGTACACAGTTGAAATGCCCGAGGCACTTTCTATTAGCACTTTACTTGCACTGTAATATTACGTCTGTCACAAACATTCAAGAAAACTATTGTCAACGCCAACTGAAGGAAATACACAATAAAGAAGGTACCGCATTCCAGAAAACAGCACTGGTGGAATCTGTGCTGGCCGCCACGCGCTGTAGTATTCTCGTTAACGTCAAACAAGAAAGGGTACGAAATGTTCTGTTCACTTCTCCTGAATGAGTTTCGGTGGCAGGTCCCCACATTGCGGGCTCGTCATTTACGCCACTGGATACGGTAAATTACCACCATGTACTTCCTTTCCGTGCCTCACGGCTTCAGACAGATGTATCCAGTAAACTAGTGATCGTAGAGCATTTATTTATATGAAGCGTTCCTCTGAAGAATAGACCACACGTCTCTAAGCACTGGTACGTCCGTTTCGTCCGAAAACACGTCGCACAATTTGAGACATGTAGGAGAACGATGTGTATTGATTCACAGAGAACTTGCAGCTAATGCTCATTGTAGATTGTGTGCGCATTGCATACCAATCAGCGAACATTTAACATGTGCGTAGAAATGTAGCTTATTAAAATACACATCGGTAATCTTGCGTGCTGTTTTGTATCCATCAACACTGTTCCTTAAATTGCTCTAAAGCTGGAACTTAATCTGCTCTGACAAATGTACTACAGTACTGTCGTTTGCGTTtctttaataaatgaaaacacgaATTTACGAAAAATGTTTACTTTCTTATTGGCTCCTCTTTTCTAGCAAAGCTGAGAGTCCTTTAGGCAGCAATATTTCGATCGTGAATTACGAAGTAGGTCGGATGTCACACAGCAGATAATTGTCATCAGCTTTCTTTTAACAGTAGGCTGCAATGCATGTTCGATACTCATCGTTGAGAGAGGCGCTAAAGGTGCGTATTATGAGTAAATTGTGTGTATTATGTGCATTCGTTCACTGCATTGAAGACTGCTAGTTTATGTACTTACTGGTCTACGGCCTGTCTTCCACAGAAATGAAAACTGGGAAGTGGTTACACGCACTATGGCACGCGTTTGGACTCGCATCCGCAGAAGAAAATAACGGTCCAAAAATTTTAAGTTTGCAACGCAAAAGGCACCCATGGAAGGACGTATTTAGCACTGCTGGCTTTTGGTTTGTGTTATTTTCCGTTGTTCTAATCCTGAAATTGTTCATTTATCCTCGTTCTTTCCCTCACAACTCTACATTTGGATTCCTGGCTCATGCTCTTGCTTTTACGACTATAAGAATAAAAATAGTATTTACGCTTGCAAAAAGAACTTTGTTTGAACGTGAGTTCTCTACATTATTTTTTCTAGCTCTGAAAAAATTTGATGTTATTCTACAAAGAAAACCAGTTGAAAACGTTGGGATAGCAAGAATAATCATAGCTGTCATAACGGTCTTTGTACTTGCTACCGGACTCTTGGTTTCTCATATTCGCTTTGGGAATGAGTCTGGTTACAACTACATCTTTGGGTTTAGTACGtacttttacattctttttatggaTTTCATGATAACGATAAAGTACATCGTCTGTGTACTCCAACTGAAGGCCAGGTTTAAGAAACTGAACGAAGTTCTTTTTGAAGTAGCTATGCCAGCGAATCACCTTGCGGCAATAATGGGGTACGGGCATCATCCACACCCTTACACAAGAAGAAATATTCATCGCATCCAACAGGCACATCTCTTCTTGCATGAGGCGGCGGAATTATTGGATAAAGAATTTGGGCTCATAATATTCTTCGATGTTGCGTTGTCCATTAGTGGCACTATATACGTTTCAGCTGGCATATTCACACTTATTATTTGTGACAGTGAAGAAGAGCATTTCTTGTTTACGTGGCCCATGTGTGTCTCCCTCTTCTGGCTGCTGTACCATACTGGGAAGCTAATGGTGCTGGTGCTGAGCTGTTCAGTGACATCACACGAGGCAGAAGTCCCTTGCGTCATCCTGATCAGAGCCGCAGCACTCCGAGGTTGGCAATCCGCTCTGCTGGAATCGTTCCTGGAGCAGGTCGCTTTCACGCCGAGCTTACAGTTCACTGCTGGTGGGTTCCTTACAGTCGACCGGCAACTTCTCGTCTCTGCACTCACTGCAACTGCCACCTACCTTGTTATTCTCACACAGTTCAATATCAGTGCATAAACATACAAAGAAGTTGTCTAATACACTGGGATGTGGCATGTTCCCAAATCGTTACCACCTTACATCTGTAGAGCATTGCAGACTATTACAACTGCTTGTTCAGGTACCAGGACGAACATATTTAGAACTGGAAAAGGTGGTCGCTGATGTCAGCTGTTGGAGGTGACACGCTTGTTGCACTTTGCTGTTTTGTTGGGGAGACTTCTAAACAAGAGATATGTTACCTGTTCTGCACATCCGAAGTTTCTTATGAGCCCGTGCTAATTTTCAAGATGACTTGCAAGGGATATATATCAAACGTGTGAGACCTCTTCCATGTCAAGACATTGATACCTTGATAAGATTAATTTGGCAGAAACAAGCATATTTTGCTAATACAGGTAAGACTTGAAAACTCTGATTACTGTCGCCTTTGAAGAAGAGATCCTGTGAAGAAGAGATTCTGCAAAGAAGAGATTCTGGGAAGAAGAGATtctgtgaggaagaaattttgcgacaaagTGGAGACAACCCATCATGGAGTAGGTGATGTATCTATATATATTCAGTGTTGAGTGCTGGAGAGTACTGCATGAGCAGCAGTTTCATCTTTTCCTTGTATCTCTTGTTGCAACATTGTGAATTGGTGATCATAACCCACTCCTGGAGCTCGTGCATTGCTTCCTTCACCAGAATTTTCTGAAGTCCTATCCAGTCTGCATTTTCTttttacataggttagtgttgctTCTGTCGAGGAGGCTTCACTACATTCAAAGTGCAATTTTGGCCAGTACCTAATGCATGTGGTACAAGATACCATGTGCATCAGTACCGATCCGAGGTCAAAGTCATTGTTCAAGGGTGATTCAAGTCATGCTCACCAATTACAGAACTGTAATTAATGCAAATGATTGTTGCATAGAAATTCACCTTGAGGTTCACGTAACTGTTCCAAGCGCTagttcagaaaaatgttcaaaCAGCTTGTCTCCAAAATCTTCAGAATTCTGAATAAGTGTCATGAGAGATTCTGTTTCTCACATTGAATTGTCCAGTGGGATGTTAAGCCTCACCTCCTGAATACACACAGAGATTGACTTCATTTAACTGTTGCAATCCATATAAATGGTGATTGCATTTCACACAACAAACATCCGACAGTAGGAAATACATAGAAGAGGCCTCactagttaaaaataaataaaatgttatttaggAACTTTATATCAACAGCACTAAAGAATATGCTGAAACTCATTTTTGACGAAACCCgcttgcatttattttatttattcaaactTAAATTAACACAGGCGGCTTTTGTGCACTTATGTGTCAAAAGTGGTCATCATATACATCGAAGTTGTACAGCACAGCACCTATGACTGAAAGTTTTTTTCAGTTAAATAATAATTTGATCCATTATTAGTCCTAAACATAAGAATTTTCCTAAATATTAAAATAGTTCGAATAAAAAAGATCAAAGaaactactcatttgtatttttgtatctgtttggaatatttctctctctctctctctctctctctctctctctgtctctctccccacccacctCTTTCCATCACCATTGTATCAGTGGTAATAGGCGCCCTGTTGAGTAGAGATAACCAGAAGAGGAAGCGTAATGACAAAAACCAAGAAGATTGGGAGCACACAATTTTGAGtaaaaaagttgtatttttgcttgttgtttcattttgttatgttttgtaaCATACCTGTGACACTGTTTTAATATATCATTGCTTATACTTATGTAACACTGTGTTTTAATGCTGAAAGCTAGTATTTATCTGTGTAAAAGTAGTTCTTTCAAATTGTTAGAAGTTCGTTTATTTTGTGTTCCTATATTGGCGTTATCTGTAgaattattaatatattttgattAAATCTGAATAATCATACTATGCCTAACATCACTGTATGGATCCAtgtaatatgcaataaaaaaaaaataaaatctgaaaacagTGTACATCCCTCAGTGAAACAAACAACTAAACATTGACTGACTGAAATGATTATACCATTTGAATACAATCAATGTCATTGCTCTGACAGCATTATCAGATATTTGCCAGAGGCTACAGATGATTTTGGCCACAGTGCATACACAGAGGTCATCAGCACATTTATTGTTAATGTTAAAATCTGTGCTGTTTTTCCTTCTTATCTTTGAGTAGGCCTACCATAAGGCAAGAAAATCTTCAGAAACCATAACCATAGTTTACTTGAATGTTAGACATGAGCTATTCATCTGCCTGATAAGCATTACTTGCAAGTTAGGTTTGATGGCAGTAGGACACTTGTAAGTGTAAGAATctaataaaatcaaacaatgaaaactccaggttggaatctCAACAATATAGGAAAAAATAGATTGCTATGTGCTGAATATATGGAATGTCAAGTCGGGGACCGGTACAATTAGAGGACACTTACACAGAAGCTTTCtgacacagcctttgtcagaacaaGGAAGAGAAACATATACCTTTAATTCAAAGAAACAAGCACAGCTCAAGCACACTCATATGTACCTGAGTTGTGCTTGTTTAACGGTGTGTGTTCTCTTCCTTGTCCTGATGAAGACTGTGGATGAAAGCTtatttgtaagtgtcttttaactgtgcctgtttgcaacttaacTTGTCGTCTTTACGATAAGTAGCAAGacactaaacttacacactacttaatctaactttaactcacgctaaggacaacacacacacccatgcccgagggaggattcaatcCTCCAATGGAGGGAGCAGTGTGGACCATCACAAGACACCTCAGACTGGCCGACTACCCCGCGTGgcgataagtagcaatctatattttgCTACATTGTTAGAATCTGATAAAAATTCTTTATCAACACAGTTTCCTAAAGACATTATAAATGTCATTTGTTTTTTTCCATGACAGTTGTAGGTATAAGCTGCTCTGGGGTTCATATTGTGTCTATAGTGTTGCAAAATAAGATTCTGATGAGATAAACAGGGATATCATTGGCAACCACATTGGTTATATAACTGAAACCACTGTCTCCTAGGCTTTATAATTTAAACTAAAAGCTACAAAAATTACTCGTACGCATTACTATACTATCAAAGTAGTATTTAAAGCACTAAAATAAACGTTCCTCACATTTGAAATTGTGCTACTAAAATATAAGCTAGTCTGCTACCTGTTACTAGAAAGTGGAAGTATGTTACTACTGATGTCCTTGAAATTGTTAATCAAGTACAACTGCAAAAACAAGAACATAGTACCTCCAGTATTGAGAGATTCAAGTAAATCTTTTGATTATAGCTCTTGTTATATACAACTTGAAATGTTACATACAACTTGAAATGTTACTGACTGTTTGATGCCTTATAAGTCTTGTagacatttttcttcagtcttcctccCTTGATTATTTGTTGTGGTGAACAGTCAATGAATAAATGTGCACAATGCTAAACTTTACATTTTCCCTCTCTTCCAATTTATTGTCACTAAATTCAGTTTCAAAGATCAGCTAGCTTGAATGTATTAACATCAATTTTGTAACATTGATAAGCTACACCAACTGTGAGAGGTTTTGCAGAGTTAACAAGTGGCAATGACTGACAGAAATTACATAATGCTTGCTGAATACAGTCTGCCTCTGGTTTTGAGTGCCATTCCTATATAAGGATGTATGTAGTATGGgtattaaaaaacaataaaatactaACCTATTACATTTTAGATCTTAATATAATAAACAGTAAAAGTAAAACATACCAAACCGCTTTAGGTAGTGAATTTATCTTGTTTGACTATTAGCTGTAGAATCAGAAATTGGCAAAATTGTAGGTAGTGTTTTATCATGGGTAACACTAGGATTTTCAAAGCTTGCCAAGAAGTTCCTAGAAAGTTTGTTTACATAAGGTGGATATTTCATAATCCAACCTATTTTTTAGTGAATGTAccaatttttggaaacagaaaaattggGGCTACGAAACTGTAGCACTTGATTTTGGAAACAGTTATATTTCAAGGCCTAAACATtccagaaaaattatgaaaatgagtAACTTCTTAAATATTAAGTTTTcaggaaaaataaaatgtttgcttgaaaaatggaaataAGAGCTTTCAAATAAGTCAGGTCAATCATAAAACAAACAGTCATTTGTTGGCTTGAGATCCAAAGTGTGTGTGATTTACAGGtattgtaaatttataatattcCATCAAAGAAAATATATCTACATAAACTATTTACACTATTGTCATCGACAGACTACTTATTATACTGTGACTAATAAGGTGTAGTAGAATAAAGTGTAGATAAGAATTTGGCAATTTTGTGTACACATTATGCATTACATCTAGGGCAGAGTGTTGTGCAATAGAACACATCACACTTTCACTTTTATCTACCTTTGTAATAGAAGTATTATACAGTTTATGATACTATTTTTAAACGATAACATTCGcattttacagaaattacaaaaattactccataaAAGTAAAGTTTTTCCTAATATTATGAATACTGTACTTAAGATTCTTTCTGTTTCATTACTACTCTACTAAATAACAGTATTAATACATGAAATCAAATTAACTAGAAGTATTATCAAAACTCAGGTACAAGTTCAATGCATTTTGAAATAGcagctattggaaactaacacacATTTCAGTTCTATATGCGGAATTTttctcaccataaaattctgtaactgacaaactaacaatatattccaaataccTTTGGTCTGTTACACAAATTTAAATGAGTAGAATTCAAAATATTCCCctataataaaatacaaaataaaaatatttgtctaAGTATTATGTAACAGAGCAGGATGGGACCATCCTACTTGTTCTTATACCACACCTgacattaatattatttgctttttgCTTTTTCCTTTTATATCTCATTTTGTTAATATTACGTATACAATAGTTACTCAGAGTGTCTAGTTTCTTATTCAAATAGAAATTCATAAACTATTATTATTCATAGTGTAATTACCTAATTACAATGCTTTATTTCAAGAAATATTTGTGATTTATTATAGACCTATATACAAACTATTGGAAGGTAAAATTTTTGATGAGATAGAAGTCATTTGTTTCTAGAGTCTTACAATGCATTTGAAATACAACATTCTTCTCTTTTCTACAAATGTTCCACTTTTTCTAAAAACTTCATAGTTTAAAAAcgatcattttcaaaatttttctctttcAGAATGTCCCAATCTTAAAATGTAATTACTTTAAAATCAGTGCCATAGTTTTGTAGtcctgttttttttatttccaaaagtgaaaattttcacaaaaataacttGTTATTCTGTTATTTTTTCAAATTAGAAATTTTTGTattcttaagaatttttaacaaaCTTCGGGTATCTTCTTCCACAGTTAATGCTGTCCTGTAAACTAGTGCTGATAACTTTGCCATTTTCTAATAATACAGCTAGTGCTTAAACAAACTCACCtatttggctattgtagtgttgcctcttttaatttttcttgttttttgtattAATATCTAAGATTTAATAagcttatattttacatttttgatccCTGTAATATGCCTATCTACAAACAGGCAATGTGTACAGTGCCTAAGTGAGAAGCTAGCAGTCACTACCCAAACAATATATGCTTCATCATGTAATTTTTAGTTCAGGTCACATTATTTAATCCTACCATAAACATCATGTTTTTAAGCAGTTTGTGTAACAATCTATGTGTATCATATGAAGGTGAACAGTACAAGTGTACAGTTACTGTGTGTCAGTCAGTTAATGCCACaatggaaaaatgtgaagttaCTATATCATTCAGAGTCATGCAAAGTAATATATTACTTTACCACCAGTGAACTTTGTGAAGTATGGTTAACTGTGTAGCTTACACATCTGTATTAAATACTGAGGCAGCCACATTTTACAAAGctgattttaaaaaagaaaacatagtGGCAATAAATATAAAGGGATCAAAATTCAGATTCTGCAGTGTTGTGTGCTTTATTTAACAAATGTTCATCAGATTCAGTAATAACAAGAGAATGATTAAATAAAATATGAGACTTCAGAGGAATAATTTCAAATCAATAAAGCCACAAGTAGAATTGTAGCAAGTAGAGCTAATCTGCCTTGCTGCATCACAAGCTTGCAGAGCTTGAATACTATGAAGTAATTAACTCACTATTATCTTGATTCATATTTAAGTGACAGCAGACAATTTGATTCAGTTAAAACAGACACTCCCCTGTGAAGAAAGTAAGGAATGTGCCACACAGGTAGTACTGGTACCACTATTTCTAGAATTGTATGAGAATCCTGTGAGGAATAAAAACTATATACTCCAAATTTGGAAAGGAGAGGGCAAATGTCCCTTTGAAGGTACCCATATATCTGTTATTCAGATTTTACAACATTGGTTGATATGCATCATGGTGGTATAGTATTGCATCACACTATATAATGAACCCTAGGCTCAACACTGAATTGGCTGCATATTCAAAGGTAATTCTAATTACTACATTGACTTTGGACAGGTTCTGTGCAAAAAGGACACTAAAACTATTTAGTCTAGATGCTCTAATGATCTACCTCAGTATCTACACATACTTGGGCTAGGGGAGAAATAGTTTGAATTTGAAATATAACTAAGTGGAGTTAATCCACCTCCTACTATTTTACTCCCCTGAAGTAActtttttcttatctttttttttcaaattagttATACGCACTAGTGTCTAGTCAATGTGTAGACATTATTAATCTAAAAATGCCAAAAAAACTGTCAATACAGTGttccacataattttattatctGTAATATACAGTTGGTTGGttacagtagtgtattttgttttgtttggaaCCACATTAAGAGAAATTGGTAACTGAAATTGTTATCTCAGTATGTAACAGTAAAATTTGTGTGAGCTAATCAATAATACCCTGCAATATCTTTGAGAGGATAAACACCACTCACAAGAAAGtcatgattttatttcttcttgtaatATGTTTCAGCTTTCCAAAAACTAATCAAGTTGAAAGATATTAGTAATTAAAGGTCTGCCACACTCACAATCACTTTTGACATTTGAGCCATTATGCTTCTTAGATTCCAGGATTTGACATTATACTTTTACTAGTGAACATGGCAATGTTTCGCAATTACTCAATATGTTAGTGAATTTGATACATATCCTATACATTTCTCCCTCCTGCACACTGCCTTTGTAAATCTATGGtttctccccctctctgtgtctATTTCCCTCTACCCTTAACCTCTCACCCCTTATCGGACCTTGAGActtgtttactgttattgtaaACTGAAACTTGATTGGAAATGAAGTCACTTAAACTGTATGGgtaaattggttgggatcattggtatacaaGGTATTGTTGTATCTGTAAAGACAATAGCTTCAGTGGCAGTatttcatatagttttaatctgtgaaatgGTAGAGTTACAAAGTATTTGgcgattcagattccatagtagtattctaatcatcaaccaataagccataaatactcATTTCCTGTTCTTTGTAAAACTGGTGGTAAGGAAGAAAGCAAATCAACACATTGTTTTGCATATAATATTTCTTGGTATACATAAGAAGCAAAAATGTATATGAGAGAAACAATTTACCTgtttaaaaaatttgaagtaaattgatcaAGAACTTCCTGAAATTTGTGATAACAGTGTTTTTCCTCTATATATTATGTACATAAACTAAGAAAAGTACCAGAGTATCATGTAAAACTtctaagtaaatcggtcaagaacatttcaaaatttttggtaaTGCAGCCAACTATTTTTTGGGATTTTGGCAACAATGTTGAATAATGACTTATCGTTATGTTATAGCTGTATAATTGTCCTCATTTTTTTGAATCAGATAACACCCTTCATTCTGCAGTTAGGCCTTTAATTGAGAATTTGCTGAAATTAGCAAAAATTCTAACATGCCAATTTTACAAGTAAGTTGGTAATCTACCCCATAGGTGTAAAGTTTGCTAATTAAATAGTACTGTGAACTTTTACAGTTTTCTGCCTAGCTACCATTTAGTTAAACCAAATTATTGTTGAAGCTTATGTGTCACTACTATAATAAATTTTCATCCTGTAATTTTAGAAATTATAATGTAATTAGTGAAATTGCAAAATATCATTACACTAGTCTTTTTACACCATCTGACTACAAAAACCTAGTCTGCATACCACAAACACTATTCTAATACCTCCGTGTCACTCACTTATCTAAGAAAGTACCTTGCACACTTGGTAACTATAAATATACATTTGCATTTTAAAACTTGTGGGCAGTTTTGAACATGTGAACATCTCCATGTAAAGAGTTTGCAATTATGTGTTGGAATCCActtttatattgtgaataacaggACATGTATGCACAGAAACTGTGATCTGTTGGCACTCCATTTCTCAACGGAAATTCAGTGCTCAAGATCATGAGCTTCTGTGTCTGTACAAAGCAATAATGAACTTTTAACCACAATCGAAGGCCAGTGAATTTACAATAGTTCCCAGTCTTAAGCCGCTTATCTATGCCTTCAGACAGAACGTTGTTGCAGCATAGTCACCTAGAATTTATTGTACAGTTCAACACTGATATCAGCCACATTTCCGTTATAAATTATGTGGTCACT
This genomic stretch from Schistocerca cancellata isolate TAMUIC-IGC-003103 chromosome 2, iqSchCanc2.1, whole genome shotgun sequence harbors:
- the LOC126153537 gene encoding uncharacterized protein LOC126153537, giving the protein MKTGKWLHALWHAFGLASAEENNGPKILSLQRKRHPWKDVFSTAGFWFVLFSVVLILKLFIYPRSFPHNSTFGFLAHALAFTTIRIKIVFTLAKRTLFEREFSTLFFLALKKFDVILQRKPVENVGIARIIIAVITVFVLATGLLVSHIRFGNESGYNYIFGFSTYFYILFMDFMITIKYIVCVLQLKARFKKLNEVLFEVAMPANHLAAIMGYGHHPHPYTRRNIHRIQQAHLFLHEAAELLDKEFGLIIFFDVALSISGTIYVSAGIFTLIICDSEEEHFLFTWPMCVSLFWLLYHTGKLMVLVLSCSVTSHEAEVPCVILIRAAALRGWQSALLESFLEQVAFTPSLQFTAGGFLTVDRQLLVSALTATATYLVILTQFNISA